A stretch of the Flavobacterium aquiphilum genome encodes the following:
- a CDS encoding porin family protein has protein sequence MKKIIVLILLSIAIKVTAQNSNSIFSKDPIINLENWQKKRLYFGFYLGFNSYDFKIDYKKMETDPRYSSDIQVDNAVGFNVGLVTNLRLMEYLDLRFEPGLYYGSRTLKYPPTVGFDSPSDAIREINSTYINFPLLLKFSSLRTGNVRPYLLGGVSANLNLSSNSKSLDDNYEERFRVKSWTTNYEIGFGIDIFSEYFIFSPSIRGQFGINDELIRDNNPNSPWTGNIESLKSRGFLINFTFH, from the coding sequence ATGAAAAAAATAATCGTATTAATCCTATTGAGTATTGCCATAAAAGTAACTGCACAAAATTCGAACAGCATTTTCAGTAAGGATCCTATTATTAATCTGGAAAATTGGCAAAAGAAACGACTTTACTTTGGTTTCTATTTAGGATTTAACTCTTATGATTTCAAGATTGATTATAAAAAAATGGAGACCGATCCAAGGTATTCATCAGATATTCAAGTGGATAACGCCGTTGGGTTCAATGTTGGATTGGTGACCAATTTGCGATTGATGGAATATTTGGATTTGCGTTTTGAGCCAGGTCTTTATTATGGGAGCAGAACGTTGAAATATCCTCCAACAGTTGGTTTTGACAGCCCTAGCGATGCTATCAGAGAGATAAACAGTACTTATATTAATTTTCCGTTATTGCTGAAATTCTCATCTCTTCGAACTGGTAATGTTCGTCCTTATTTGTTAGGTGGAGTGTCGGCAAATTTAAATTTGTCCAGTAATTCAAAATCTTTGGACGATAATTATGAAGAACGATTTAGGGTAAAATCTTGGACTACTAATTATGAGATAGGTTTCGGGATTGATATTTTTTCAGAGTACTTTATATTCTCTCCTTCTATAAGAGGACAATTTGGAATTAATGATGAATTAATCCGCGATAATAACCCAAACAGTCCTTGGACAGGTAATATTGAATCGCTTAAATCAAGAGGTTTTTTAATTAATTTTACTTTTCATTAA
- a CDS encoding isoamylase early set domain-containing protein produces MSIKKQFIKTKPVCKVTFSVEAKEANEVSVIGDFNDWKVEEGALSKLKNGTFKGTFDLAKDSEYEFKYLIDGAYVNEPEADSFKWNDFAGTENSVLAI; encoded by the coding sequence ATGTCAATAAAAAAACAATTTATAAAAACTAAGCCAGTTTGCAAAGTTACTTTTTCGGTAGAAGCAAAAGAGGCTAATGAAGTATCTGTAATTGGTGATTTTAATGATTGGAAAGTAGAAGAAGGAGCTTTAAGCAAATTAAAAAACGGAACTTTTAAAGGAACTTTCGATTTAGCTAAAGATTCAGAATATGAGTTCAAATATCTTATCGATGGAGCTTATGTAAACGAGCCCGAAGCTGATTCATTCAAATGGAATGATTTTGCAGGAACCGAAAATAGTGTATTAGCTATATAA
- a CDS encoding electron transfer flavoprotein subunit alpha/FixB family protein has translation MSILIYAESAEGKFKKVALELASYAKKVAESLGTTVTAVTVNAANVSELSKYGVDKVLKVSNDKLAGFNAKAYADVIKQAAQKEAAKVILLSSTTDSIYMAPLVAVALEAGYASNVVGLPVSTSPFQVKRTAFSNKAFNITEINTDVKILALAKNTYGIFENASSLTEEDFNPTIDDADFGVKVASVEKSSGKVSIADADIVVSGGRGLKGPENWGMLEELASVLGAATACSKPVSDLGWRPHAEHVGQTGKPVATNLYIAIGISGAIQHIAGINSSKVKVVINSDPEAPFFKVADYGVVGDAFEILPQLTAKLKAFKEQHS, from the coding sequence ATGTCAATATTAATATATGCAGAATCTGCAGAAGGAAAATTTAAGAAAGTAGCATTAGAATTAGCTTCTTATGCAAAAAAAGTAGCCGAATCATTAGGGACAACTGTAACGGCTGTGACTGTAAATGCAGCAAATGTTTCGGAATTGTCAAAATACGGAGTTGATAAAGTTTTAAAAGTAAGCAATGATAAATTAGCTGGGTTTAATGCTAAAGCCTATGCTGATGTTATCAAACAAGCGGCGCAGAAAGAAGCGGCCAAAGTAATTTTATTGTCCTCAACAACGGACAGTATTTACATGGCTCCATTAGTTGCTGTGGCATTAGAGGCTGGTTATGCTTCAAATGTTGTTGGTTTGCCGGTAAGTACTTCTCCTTTTCAAGTAAAAAGAACGGCTTTTTCAAACAAAGCTTTCAATATAACAGAAATCAATACCGATGTGAAAATATTGGCTCTTGCTAAAAACACTTATGGTATTTTTGAAAATGCATCTTCATTGACAGAAGAAGATTTTAACCCAACAATTGACGATGCTGATTTTGGTGTAAAAGTTGCTTCTGTTGAAAAAAGCTCCGGTAAAGTTTCAATCGCCGATGCTGATATTGTAGTTTCTGGAGGACGCGGTCTTAAAGGGCCTGAAAACTGGGGAATGCTTGAAGAATTGGCAAGTGTACTTGGAGCGGCAACAGCTTGTTCAAAACCGGTTTCTGATTTAGGATGGAGACCTCACGCAGAGCACGTGGGTCAAACAGGAAAGCCTGTAGCTACCAATTTGTATATTGCTATTGGTATTTCTGGGGCTATCCAACACATCGCTGGTATTAACTCTTCGAAAGTTAAAGTGGTAATCAACAGTGATCCCGAAGCTCCTTTCTTTAAAGTTGCAGATTATGGAGTGGTAGGTGATGCATTTGAAATTTTACCACAATTAACAGCCAAATTGAAAGCTTTCAAAGAGCAACATTCTTAA
- a CDS encoding thymidylate synthase: MKQYLDLVKHVLENGNQKGDRTGTGTKSVFGYQMRFDLSEGFPMVTTKKLHLKSIIYELLWFLKGDTNIKYLQENGVKIWDAWADSNGDLGPVYGHQWRNWNSEEIDQISELITELKTNPNSRRMLVSAWNPSVLPDTTKSFEENVANNKAALPPCHAFFQFYVASPDESKGETKGKLSCQLYQRSADIFLGVPFNIASYALLTMMIAQVCDLEVGEFIHTFGDAHIYNNHFEQLELQLTREPKPLPKMILNPNIKNIFDFDYDDFTLEGYEPHALIKGSVAV, translated from the coding sequence ATGAAACAATATCTAGACTTAGTAAAACACGTTTTAGAAAACGGAAATCAAAAGGGGGATAGAACCGGAACTGGAACAAAAAGTGTTTTTGGTTATCAAATGCGATTTGATTTATCGGAAGGTTTTCCAATGGTGACTACCAAAAAATTACACCTAAAATCTATTATTTATGAATTGCTTTGGTTTTTGAAAGGAGATACTAATATCAAATATCTTCAAGAAAACGGAGTGAAAATATGGGATGCCTGGGCAGATAGTAACGGGGATTTAGGGCCTGTCTATGGACACCAATGGCGTAATTGGAACAGTGAAGAAATCGATCAGATTAGTGAGCTTATCACTGAATTAAAAACAAATCCAAACAGCCGAAGAATGCTGGTTTCGGCTTGGAATCCATCAGTATTGCCGGATACTACAAAGTCATTTGAGGAAAATGTAGCCAATAATAAAGCTGCACTGCCTCCTTGTCACGCTTTTTTCCAGTTTTATGTTGCTTCGCCAGATGAATCCAAAGGAGAAACGAAAGGAAAGCTTTCCTGCCAATTGTATCAACGTAGTGCCGATATCTTTTTGGGAGTTCCTTTTAATATTGCTTCCTATGCATTGTTAACAATGATGATTGCACAAGTTTGTGATCTTGAAGTAGGTGAATTTATCCATACTTTTGGAGATGCACATATTTACAACAATCATTTTGAGCAACTCGAGTTACAACTTACTCGCGAGCCAAAACCATTGCCAAAAATGATTTTAAATCCTAACATAAAAAACATCTTCGATTTTGATTATGATGATTTTACGCTAGAAGGATATGAGCCACATGCCTTAATTAAAGGAAGTGTAGCTGTCTAA
- a CDS encoding dihydrofolate reductase encodes MIIMIAAVAENNALGKNNELVWHLPNDFKRFKALTTGHHIIMGRKTFESFPKPLPNRTHVVVTRNKDYNPGGCIVVDSIEKAIAVCPENETTYIIGGGEIYNLGLPFADQLEITKVHHSFDADAFFPEINSDEWKEIQTEFNPIDDKHQYAFTYQTFVKI; translated from the coding sequence ATGATTATAATGATTGCTGCTGTGGCAGAAAACAATGCGCTAGGTAAAAATAATGAGTTGGTTTGGCATCTTCCTAACGATTTTAAAAGATTCAAAGCCCTTACGACTGGGCATCATATTATTATGGGGAGGAAAACATTTGAAAGTTTTCCAAAGCCACTTCCTAATAGAACTCATGTTGTAGTAACGAGAAACAAGGATTATAATCCAGGAGGTTGTATAGTTGTAGATAGTATTGAAAAAGCGATAGCTGTTTGTCCTGAAAACGAAACTACTTATATAATAGGAGGAGGAGAAATATACAATTTAGGACTCCCATTTGCAGATCAGCTTGAAATTACAAAGGTGCATCATAGTTTTGATGCTGATGCATTTTTTCCAGAAATTAATTCTGACGAATGGAAGGAAATTCAAACCGAATTTAATCCGATAGATGATAAACATCAATATGCATTTACTTATCAAACCTTTGTGAAAATCTAA
- a CDS encoding BamA/TamA family outer membrane protein, producing the protein MNNSFSSFKIKMRFAGNFGQSIFFEKKRSFAKISLFILISILLYACNAEKRVPAKQQLLVKNEIFENGKLLKNQTIYDQLYQQPNSSMLGFRPMLNIYNWANPNPDSSFNAKYYNNKRKYDREVKWLSAKQVEGLRKSFWYLGIHNFLKETGEAPVIVDTVKASKSLIRLKSYYFNKGYFDVAATFKRDSLAPKRAQLKYNLTTGNPYFIDSLRTDIQTPALDSIYKTTKSLIVPGKQYKTEDFESEKNRITTLFRNSGAFRFQANYINFDIDTIGKKNKASVILNVGNYSYQENDSTKTEPFKLYKISDIKIYTDYKAERHDLAIKDSVSYNNMNLYGYGKIKYTPHAITDAVFLSKGAYFNDTKTVLTTRYLNNLKIFNYPTIQYVVDKQDTLAESLIAKIYLTPKKKYSLTYDLNATHSNIEDFGIAGSITETIRNVFNGAETLELSARGNIGASNDVAIPNDSFFNVSEYGFDAKLNFPRILFPVKTEKVIPKSMIPSTVVSLGLSKQTNIGLDKENFTGSFSYNWTPKVKTNTRFDFLNFQYVRNLNPENYFHIYTSSYDALNDIGKNHNTNPEYVDGNKNLIIESGTSGFTKDVLTLKTDLKQEDQEYQDVSNIEQQRIRLTDNDFILATSFSFTKTSKKDEFDNNFYTFRTKIESAGTMLSLISNVANLPKNANGNYEIFNLEYSEYIKTEFDFIKHWNVNKANVFAMRAFFGIAIPYGNSNSIPFTKSYYAGGANDNRGWQAYNLGPGSSSFSNDFNEANMKIAISGEYRFLITGKWNGALFADAGNIWNVFDAVKYEPAQFNSIEDLKEIALGTGFGIRYDLGFFAVRLDLGFKTYNPALEMDKRWFTQYNFANSVFNFGINYPF; encoded by the coding sequence ATGAATAATTCTTTTTCTTCTTTTAAAATAAAAATGCGGTTTGCTGGAAATTTTGGGCAATCCATTTTTTTTGAAAAGAAAAGGAGCTTTGCAAAAATATCATTATTTATCCTAATTAGTATTCTTTTGTATGCTTGTAATGCAGAAAAGAGAGTTCCTGCCAAACAACAACTTCTTGTTAAGAATGAAATCTTCGAAAACGGTAAACTGCTAAAGAACCAAACTATATACGACCAATTGTACCAACAGCCCAATAGTTCGATGCTAGGATTTAGGCCAATGTTGAATATTTACAATTGGGCCAACCCAAATCCTGATTCGAGTTTTAATGCCAAATATTATAACAATAAAAGGAAATACGATAGGGAGGTCAAATGGCTTTCGGCAAAACAGGTCGAAGGGCTTCGTAAATCTTTTTGGTATTTGGGGATTCATAATTTTTTGAAAGAAACTGGAGAAGCTCCCGTAATTGTTGATACTGTAAAGGCAAGTAAGTCGTTGATAAGGCTTAAAAGTTATTATTTTAACAAAGGTTACTTTGATGTAGCGGCAACCTTTAAAAGGGATTCTTTGGCTCCAAAAAGAGCACAATTAAAATATAATTTAACTACTGGTAATCCTTATTTTATTGATTCGTTAAGAACGGATATCCAAACTCCAGCTTTGGACTCCATTTATAAGACAACAAAGTCGTTAATTGTACCCGGGAAACAATATAAAACCGAGGATTTTGAAAGTGAAAAAAATAGAATAACCACTCTCTTTAGAAATAGTGGAGCTTTTCGTTTTCAGGCAAATTATATAAATTTTGATATTGACACTATTGGTAAGAAAAACAAAGCCAGTGTAATATTAAATGTTGGGAATTATTCTTATCAGGAGAACGACTCAACAAAGACAGAGCCTTTTAAATTGTATAAAATTAGTGATATAAAAATCTATACTGATTATAAAGCGGAGCGACATGATTTGGCTATTAAAGACAGTGTTTCCTATAATAATATGAATTTGTATGGATATGGAAAAATTAAGTACACTCCTCATGCTATAACAGATGCCGTTTTTCTTTCTAAAGGAGCATATTTTAATGATACTAAAACAGTTTTGACAACCAGGTATTTGAATAATTTGAAGATATTTAATTATCCGACAATTCAATATGTGGTCGATAAGCAGGATACATTAGCAGAATCTCTGATTGCAAAAATTTATCTGACTCCCAAAAAAAAATACAGTTTAACTTATGATTTGAATGCGACTCATTCGAATATTGAGGATTTTGGGATCGCTGGAAGTATTACCGAAACAATCCGGAATGTTTTTAATGGTGCCGAGACTTTGGAGCTTTCGGCCAGAGGAAATATAGGAGCTTCGAACGATGTAGCAATTCCAAATGATAGTTTTTTTAATGTTTCAGAATATGGTTTTGATGCCAAATTGAATTTTCCGCGAATTCTTTTCCCTGTTAAAACGGAAAAAGTAATTCCGAAGAGTATGATTCCTTCCACCGTGGTTAGTTTGGGACTTTCAAAGCAAACCAATATTGGATTGGATAAAGAAAATTTTACTGGATCTTTTTCTTATAATTGGACTCCAAAAGTCAAGACGAATACTAGATTTGATTTTTTAAACTTTCAGTATGTTCGTAATTTGAATCCTGAAAATTATTTTCACATTTATACCAGCTCTTATGATGCCTTAAACGATATTGGAAAAAATCATAATACAAATCCTGAATATGTTGATGGAAATAAAAATTTGATTATTGAAAGCGGAACATCAGGTTTTACAAAAGATGTTTTAACTTTAAAAACAGATTTGAAGCAGGAAGATCAGGAGTATCAGGATGTAAGCAATATAGAACAACAAAGAATAAGGCTTACAGATAATGACTTTATTTTGGCAACCAGTTTCAGTTTTACCAAAACGAGTAAGAAGGATGAATTTGATAATAATTTTTATACTTTCAGAACCAAAATTGAATCGGCCGGGACGATGTTGTCTTTGATTTCAAATGTTGCTAACCTTCCGAAAAACGCTAATGGAAATTATGAAATTTTCAATTTGGAATATTCGGAGTATATAAAAACAGAATTTGATTTTATTAAACACTGGAATGTAAATAAAGCCAATGTTTTTGCTATGAGGGCTTTCTTTGGTATTGCCATTCCTTATGGAAATTCTAATTCTATTCCATTTACGAAGAGTTACTACGCTGGAGGTGCTAACGATAACAGAGGATGGCAAGCATATAATTTAGGTCCCGGTAGTAGTTCGTTTTCCAATGATTTTAACGAAGCCAATATGAAAATTGCAATCAGTGGAGAATACCGATTTCTGATTACAGGAAAATGGAATGGCGCCCTTTTTGCAGATGCAGGGAATATTTGGAATGTTTTTGATGCAGTTAAGTATGAGCCGGCTCAGTTCAATTCAATAGAAGATTTAAAAGAAATAGCTTTAGGTACAGGATTTGGTATTCGATACGATTTAGGTTTCTTTGCAGTCAGATTGGATTTAGGGTTTAAAACTTACAATCCAGCCTTAGAAATGGACAAAAGATGGTTTACTCAATATAATTTTGCAAATTCTGTGTTTAATTTTGGTATCAATTACCCTTTCTAA
- a CDS encoding electron transfer flavoprotein subunit beta/FixA family protein encodes MKILVCISHVPDTTSKINFTNGDAEFDTNGVQYVINPNDEFGLTRGLWFQEQQGATVTVVNVGGADTEPTLRKALAIGANEAIRVNANPADGFFVAKQLAEVIKNGGYDVVIAGKESLDYNGGMVPGMIAGILGYNFVNSCIGITIDGSNVTAVREIDGGKETVNTSLPIIIGTQKGIVEEKDLRIPNMRGIMTARTKALTILEPVDVAVNSKVVKFEKPAPKSAVKLVSADNLDELVNLLHNEAKVI; translated from the coding sequence ATGAAAATATTAGTTTGCATCAGCCACGTTCCTGATACTACTTCAAAAATCAACTTCACTAACGGAGATGCTGAATTTGATACCAATGGGGTTCAATATGTAATTAATCCAAATGACGAATTTGGGCTTACTCGAGGCCTTTGGTTTCAAGAGCAACAAGGAGCTACGGTTACCGTAGTGAATGTTGGAGGAGCAGACACAGAACCTACTTTGAGAAAAGCGTTGGCAATTGGTGCCAATGAAGCCATTCGTGTAAATGCAAACCCTGCTGATGGATTTTTTGTTGCTAAACAATTGGCTGAAGTAATCAAAAATGGTGGTTACGATGTTGTAATTGCCGGTAAAGAATCGTTGGATTATAATGGTGGGATGGTTCCTGGTATGATTGCAGGTATTTTAGGATATAACTTTGTGAACTCTTGTATTGGTATCACAATTGATGGTTCTAATGTAACTGCTGTACGTGAAATAGATGGAGGTAAAGAAACGGTAAACACTTCATTACCGATTATCATAGGAACTCAAAAAGGTATTGTGGAAGAAAAAGATTTACGTATCCCAAACATGAGAGGTATCATGACTGCAAGAACCAAAGCATTAACAATTCTTGAGCCAGTTGATGTTGCTGTAAATTCCAAAGTGGTAAAATTTGAAAAACCGGCTCCAAAATCGGCAGTGAAATTGGTTTCTGCAGATAACTTGGATGAATTAGTCAATTTATTACACAACGAAGCTAAAGTTATTTAA
- a CDS encoding 2TM domain-containing protein, whose translation MEKEFHEQYEYARNRIKQKKRLYYHFVFFVLASIFLITAAYFFNTGLDIYWCIWGITLWLFVFVLHFIKVFITDRFMNKNWERDQIERLVSQQQKRIEKLKSKIEETNPKLDS comes from the coding sequence ATGGAAAAAGAATTTCACGAGCAATATGAGTATGCCAGAAATCGCATAAAGCAAAAGAAAAGATTATATTACCATTTTGTTTTTTTTGTGTTGGCAAGTATTTTTTTGATTACTGCGGCATATTTTTTTAATACTGGATTAGATATATATTGGTGTATTTGGGGAATTACTTTGTGGTTATTTGTTTTTGTATTGCATTTTATAAAAGTGTTTATAACTGATCGATTTATGAATAAAAATTGGGAAAGAGACCAAATAGAAAGATTGGTAAGCCAACAACAAAAAAGAATAGAGAAATTGAAATCCAAAATAGAAGAAACAAATCCTAAACTAGACTCTTAA
- the fbaA gene encoding class II fructose-bisphosphate aldolase, producing the protein MAHNIKPGVATGDQVQEIFKYAKEKGFALPAVNVIGSDTINGVLETAAKLKAPVIIQFSNGGAQFNAGKGLSNAGEKAAIAGGIAGAKHIHTLAEAYGATVILHTDHCAKKLLPWIDGLLDASEKHFAETGKPLFSSHMIDLSEEPIEENIEICKGYLARMSKMGMTLEIELGITGGEEDGVDNSDVDSSKLYTQPSEVSYAYEELSKVSPRFTIAASFGNVHGVYKPGNVKLTPKILKNSQDYVQEKFKTEHNPVDFVFHGGSGSTLEEIREAIGYGVIKMNIDTDLQFAFTEGIRDFMVDNIDYLKTQIGNPTGADAPNKKYYDPRKWLREGEVTFIKRLEQAFADLNNVNTL; encoded by the coding sequence ATGGCACACAATATTAAACCAGGAGTGGCTACAGGAGATCAAGTACAAGAGATTTTCAAATATGCAAAAGAAAAAGGATTTGCTCTTCCAGCAGTAAACGTTATTGGATCGGATACTATTAATGGAGTATTAGAAACCGCAGCTAAATTAAAAGCACCAGTTATCATTCAATTTTCAAATGGTGGAGCACAATTTAACGCTGGTAAAGGACTTTCTAATGCAGGAGAAAAAGCTGCTATCGCTGGTGGAATTGCTGGTGCAAAACATATTCACACTTTAGCTGAAGCTTACGGAGCAACTGTTATTTTGCACACTGACCACTGCGCTAAAAAATTATTACCTTGGATTGACGGATTATTGGATGCATCAGAGAAACATTTTGCTGAAACAGGAAAACCATTGTTTTCTTCTCACATGATTGATTTATCTGAAGAGCCAATTGAAGAAAATATCGAAATCTGTAAAGGATATTTGGCTAGAATGAGCAAAATGGGAATGACACTTGAAATCGAACTTGGAATCACTGGTGGTGAAGAGGATGGTGTTGATAACTCTGATGTTGATAGCTCAAAATTATACACTCAACCTTCAGAAGTGTCTTATGCTTATGAAGAATTATCAAAAGTAAGCCCAAGATTTACAATTGCTGCTTCTTTTGGAAACGTTCACGGTGTTTACAAACCAGGAAACGTAAAATTGACTCCAAAAATCTTAAAAAATTCTCAAGATTACGTACAAGAAAAATTCAAAACTGAACACAATCCAGTTGATTTCGTATTCCACGGAGGATCAGGTTCTACATTAGAAGAAATCAGAGAGGCAATTGGTTACGGAGTTATAAAAATGAACATCGATACTGATTTGCAATTTGCATTTACTGAAGGTATCCGTGATTTCATGGTAGACAACATTGACTATCTAAAAACACAAATAGGTAACCCAACAGGTGCAGATGCTCCAAACAAAAAATACTACGATCCAAGAAAATGGTTGCGTGAAGGTGAAGTGACTTTCATTAAGAGATTAGAGCAGGCATTTGCTGACTTAAATAATGTGAATACTCTATAA
- a CDS encoding TrmH family RNA methyltransferase has protein sequence MLSKNQIKLISSLQQKKHRFANQLFFAEGIKVIQELVKSNFELEHLYTTKDDFNDVASNKRSVISENELNKISALSTPNTCLAVFRIPLEQKIIESGLIIALDSIRDPGNLGTILRLCDWFGIQQLICSKETVDIYNPKVVQATMGSIARVNVNYVDLETFIKQTELPVFGTFMDSENIYKTTLPQEGIIVMGNEANGISENIEKLINKRLTIPRFGNTQITESLNVATATAIILSEFRRQN, from the coding sequence ATGCTTAGTAAAAACCAAATAAAGCTTATATCAAGTTTACAACAAAAAAAACATCGTTTTGCCAACCAATTGTTTTTTGCCGAAGGCATAAAAGTAATTCAAGAATTAGTAAAATCAAATTTTGAATTAGAACATCTTTACACAACCAAAGATGATTTTAATGATGTAGCCTCAAATAAAAGAAGCGTTATTTCAGAAAATGAATTAAATAAAATTAGCGCTTTATCCACACCAAATACTTGTTTGGCGGTATTCAGAATCCCTTTGGAACAAAAAATCATTGAATCCGGATTAATCATCGCTCTCGACTCCATCCGTGATCCGGGAAATTTGGGTACAATTCTTCGCCTTTGCGACTGGTTTGGAATTCAGCAATTGATATGTTCAAAAGAAACGGTTGACATTTATAATCCAAAAGTCGTTCAAGCTACCATGGGGTCTATTGCAAGAGTAAATGTAAATTATGTTGATTTAGAAACTTTCATCAAACAAACCGAATTACCCGTTTTTGGAACTTTTATGGACAGTGAAAACATTTACAAAACAACTTTACCACAAGAAGGCATTATCGTTATGGGTAATGAAGCCAATGGGATTTCTGAAAATATTGAAAAACTTATTAACAAAAGACTCACTATCCCTCGATTTGGAAATACTCAAATAACCGAGAGCCTTAATGTCGCTACGGCTACAGCCATTATCCTAAGCGAATTTAGACGACAAAATTAA
- the ubiE gene encoding bifunctional demethylmenaquinone methyltransferase/2-methoxy-6-polyprenyl-1,4-benzoquinol methylase UbiE — protein sequence MPKEITPYKDSSLSKKEQVAKMFDNISGNYDNLNRVISFGVDVKWRKKVLQLVSKTNPGNVLDIATGTGDLAILMAQTKAKRIVGLDISEGMLEIGKIKIEEKNLSQTIEMVLGDSENIPFEDNFFDAITVAFGVRNFEHLEKGLSEILRVLKPGGIFVVLETSVPEKTPYKQGYNFYSKNILPLIGKLFSKDNVAYGYLSESAASFPYGEAFNNILRKTGFINVEAMPQTFGVATIYSASKK from the coding sequence ATGCCAAAAGAAATTACACCTTATAAAGACTCCTCACTTAGTAAAAAAGAACAGGTAGCCAAAATGTTCGATAATATTTCCGGGAACTATGATAACCTTAACCGAGTTATATCGTTTGGTGTCGATGTTAAATGGAGAAAGAAAGTATTGCAATTAGTTAGCAAAACCAATCCTGGAAATGTTTTGGATATTGCAACTGGTACGGGAGATTTAGCAATTTTGATGGCTCAAACGAAGGCTAAAAGAATTGTTGGTTTGGACATTTCGGAAGGGATGCTCGAAATAGGAAAGATTAAAATAGAAGAAAAAAATCTGTCTCAAACTATTGAAATGGTTTTGGGAGATTCAGAAAATATACCTTTTGAAGATAATTTTTTTGATGCAATAACTGTAGCATTTGGAGTTCGAAATTTTGAACATTTGGAAAAAGGATTGTCTGAAATTTTGAGAGTTTTAAAACCGGGTGGGATTTTTGTTGTTTTGGAAACATCCGTACCTGAAAAAACACCTTATAAACAAGGATATAATTTTTACAGCAAAAATATCTTACCTTTGATAGGGAAGCTATTCTCAAAAGACAATGTTGCTTATGGCTATTTATCCGAATCAGCGGCTTCTTTTCCTTACGGAGAAGCGTTCAACAATATTTTGAGAAAAACTGGGTTTATAAATGTGGAAGCAATGCCACAAACTTTTGGAGTTGCAACCATTTACTCAGCTTCTAAAAAATAA
- a CDS encoding bifunctional nuclease family protein, whose translation MSLVKLSIKGISYSQTQNGAYALILNEVDGERKLPIVIGAFEAQSIAIALEKEIKPPRPLTHDLFKNFAERFDIVVKQVIIHKLVDGVFYSSIICERDKIEEIIDARTSDAIALAIRFNAPIFTYKNILDKAGIYLKANPLETDTPNEMDDILSNPETFGNAESNESGSTYSNHTLQELNELLEQAVEHEDYEKAAKIRDEISKRES comes from the coding sequence ATGAGCTTAGTTAAATTATCTATAAAAGGAATTTCGTACAGTCAAACCCAAAACGGTGCTTATGCATTAATCTTAAATGAGGTTGATGGAGAACGCAAACTACCTATTGTTATTGGGGCGTTTGAAGCTCAGTCTATTGCAATTGCTTTGGAGAAAGAAATTAAGCCTCCTCGTCCTTTGACACATGATTTATTCAAGAATTTTGCAGAGCGTTTTGATATTGTTGTCAAGCAAGTCATTATCCATAAATTGGTTGATGGTGTTTTTTATTCCAGCATTATTTGCGAAAGAGATAAAATCGAAGAAATAATTGATGCAAGAACTTCAGATGCTATTGCATTGGCGATTCGATTTAATGCGCCGATTTTTACCTATAAAAATATTTTGGACAAAGCAGGTATTTATTTAAAGGCAAATCCTCTTGAAACAGATACTCCAAATGAAATGGATGATATTTTGTCCAATCCTGAAACTTTTGGAAATGCTGAAAGCAATGAATCAGGCAGTACTTATTCTAATCATACTTTACAGGAATTAAACGAATTACTGGAACAGGCTGTGGAGCATGAAGATTATGAAAAAGCGGCTAAAATTCGTGATGAGATTTCTAAAAGGGAATCATAA